The Borreliella andersonii genome has a segment encoding these proteins:
- the fliH gene encoding flagellar assembly protein FliH encodes MPKVLYKSSEVDNLVRFEFVEIAKPVFESLEIKEKEGKVYDIDIQISNLKEELQLLRDEKLLLEEELAKRQELAKEEIQIESKRLIEEAKAKANEVLEAAKQEADLLQREAIYKKESIESESNAEIERLAREYEEKLKTDLEIATAKGREEGYSKGYESGFGDFDKVMRKLHAIIASLIAERKGILESSSGQIVSLVMQIAIKVIKRITDSQKDIVLENVNEVLKRVKDKTQITIRVNLDDLDIVRHKKSDFISRFDIIENLEIIEDPNIGKGGCIIETNFGEIDARISSQLDKIEEKFKNFSLLS; translated from the coding sequence TTGCCTAAGGTTTTATATAAATCATCAGAAGTTGATAATTTGGTAAGGTTTGAGTTTGTTGAGATAGCAAAGCCTGTTTTTGAATCTTTAGAAATCAAGGAGAAGGAAGGCAAGGTTTATGACATAGATATTCAAATTTCCAATCTTAAAGAAGAGTTGCAGCTTTTAAGAGATGAAAAATTACTACTTGAGGAAGAGCTTGCTAAAAGGCAAGAGCTTGCCAAAGAGGAGATTCAAATTGAATCTAAGCGGCTTATTGAAGAGGCTAAGGCAAAGGCCAATGAAGTATTAGAGGCAGCCAAGCAAGAAGCAGATCTTTTACAAAGAGAAGCTATTTATAAGAAAGAATCTATTGAGAGTGAATCTAATGCTGAGATTGAAAGATTGGCAAGAGAGTATGAGGAAAAATTAAAAACAGATCTTGAGATAGCAACAGCTAAAGGCAGAGAAGAGGGGTATAGCAAGGGCTATGAAAGTGGTTTTGGAGATTTTGACAAGGTTATGAGAAAATTGCATGCTATAATAGCATCTCTGATTGCCGAGAGGAAAGGTATTCTTGAATCCTCGAGTGGTCAGATAGTAAGTCTTGTTATGCAAATTGCAATTAAGGTTATTAAGAGAATTACAGATTCTCAAAAAGATATTGTCTTGGAAAATGTTAATGAGGTTTTGAAAAGGGTAAAAGATAAAACACAGATTACCATTCGTGTAAATCTTGATGATTTAGACATTGTTAGGCATAAAAAGAGTGATTTTATTTCTAGATTTGATATTATAGAAAATTTAGAGATCATAGAAGATCCCAATATAGGCAAAGGTGGTTGTATAATTGAAACTAATTTTGGAGAGATTGATGCGCGCATTTCTTCTCAACTTGATAAAATAGAGGAAAAGTTTAAAAATTTTTCGTTATTAAGTTAA
- the fliG gene encoding flagellar motor switch protein FliG has product MEEKKEKEILDVSALTGKQKAAILLVSIGSEISSKVFKYLSQEEIESLTFEIAKLETITSELKDNVLLEFKELMMAQEFIQKGGIDYARELLEKSLGTQKAVDIINNLGSALQSRPFEFIRRADPANILNFIQQEHPQTIALILSYLDPQKASFILSSLPTEVQTNVARRIALMDRTSPEVVREVERVLEKKLASLSSEDYTSAGGVDNVVEIINMADRKTEKFIIESLEEEDPELAEEIKKKMFVFEDIVLLDDRSIQRVLREIDGQELAKALKSVDIPVQEKIFKNMSKRAASMLKEDMEFLGPTRRKDVEESQQKIVSLIRKLEEQGEIVISRGGEEDVLI; this is encoded by the coding sequence ATGGAAGAAAAAAAAGAAAAGGAGATTTTGGATGTTTCTGCTTTAACAGGCAAGCAAAAAGCTGCTATTTTGTTGGTTTCAATAGGTTCTGAAATCTCTTCTAAGGTGTTTAAGTATCTTTCTCAAGAAGAGATAGAGTCTTTGACATTTGAGATAGCAAAGCTTGAGACAATTACTTCTGAGCTTAAAGATAATGTTCTTTTGGAGTTTAAAGAATTAATGATGGCTCAAGAGTTTATTCAAAAGGGTGGAATTGATTATGCAAGAGAGCTTCTTGAGAAATCTCTTGGGACTCAAAAAGCAGTTGATATTATTAATAATTTGGGTTCTGCTTTACAGTCTAGACCCTTTGAATTTATAAGAAGAGCAGATCCTGCAAATATTTTAAACTTTATTCAACAAGAACATCCTCAAACAATTGCTTTAATACTTTCATATCTTGATCCTCAAAAGGCTTCTTTTATTCTTTCTAGTTTGCCTACAGAGGTACAAACCAATGTTGCAAGAAGAATTGCATTAATGGATAGAACTTCTCCTGAGGTTGTAAGGGAGGTTGAGAGAGTTCTTGAGAAAAAATTAGCTTCTCTTTCTTCTGAAGATTATACGTCAGCAGGGGGAGTTGACAATGTTGTTGAGATAATTAATATGGCTGATAGAAAGACGGAGAAGTTTATTATTGAATCTCTTGAAGAAGAAGATCCAGAGCTTGCAGAAGAGATTAAGAAAAAAATGTTTGTATTTGAGGATATAGTTTTGCTTGATGACAGATCTATACAAAGGGTTTTAAGAGAAATAGATGGTCAAGAGTTGGCAAAAGCTTTGAAATCTGTAGATATTCCTGTCCAGGAAAAAATTTTCAAAAACATGTCAAAAAGAGCAGCGTCAATGCTTAAGGAGGATATGGAATTTTTGGGACCTACTAGGCGAAAAGATGTTGAGGAATCGCAGCAAAAGATTGTTTCTCTTATTAGAAAATTGGAAGAACAGGGAGAAATAGTTATTTCAAGGGGTGGCGAAGAAGATGTGCTTATTTGA
- the fliI gene encoding flagellar protein export ATPase FliI: protein MNNFFENYLRQVDDIETVSFVGRVQKIKGLLVESLGPQCAIGDLCLIDQRNGKKVCAEVLGFNGPYVSLMTYEGFSGVEVGNKVYSLNKGLEINLSDELLGRVIDSLGRPIDNKGSFLNNSYKELIFEKINPISRSIFEDQILTGVKVLDGFLPVAKGQRVGIFSGSGVGKSTLLGMIAKNSNADVNVIAFIGERGRELNEFIEHELGEERLKKSVLVVSTSDESPISRYKGAYVATMIAEYFREQGKDVVLLFDSITRFANAKREMSLSLGEPPVAKGYPPSVFVEIPILLERSGFNGNGGSVTGFYTVLVEGDDFTEPVADNIKAVLDGHIILDRDLFDRGIYPSINVLSSTSRSIHRIMSPEKQKLITKARNLLSIYKDYEDLIRTGIYLKGSNKDVDFAISKYPKIIDFISQGINETFDFENLEDEIKEILS, encoded by the coding sequence GTGAACAATTTTTTTGAAAATTATTTAAGACAAGTAGATGATATTGAAACTGTTTCTTTTGTTGGCAGAGTGCAAAAAATAAAAGGTCTTTTAGTTGAAAGTTTAGGACCTCAGTGTGCTATTGGAGATTTGTGCTTAATTGATCAAAGAAATGGCAAAAAGGTGTGTGCAGAGGTTTTAGGATTTAATGGTCCTTATGTTAGTCTTATGACTTATGAAGGATTTAGTGGGGTTGAAGTTGGGAATAAAGTCTATTCTTTAAACAAAGGGCTAGAAATAAATCTTAGCGATGAGCTTTTAGGAAGAGTTATTGATTCTCTTGGCAGGCCCATTGATAATAAAGGGTCATTTTTGAACAATAGTTATAAAGAGTTAATTTTTGAAAAAATTAATCCAATCAGTAGAAGTATTTTTGAAGATCAAATATTAACAGGAGTTAAAGTTCTTGATGGGTTTTTGCCAGTTGCAAAAGGGCAAAGAGTTGGTATTTTTTCTGGTTCTGGTGTTGGCAAATCTACTTTGCTTGGTATGATTGCAAAAAATTCAAATGCAGATGTAAACGTTATTGCCTTTATTGGGGAAAGGGGTCGAGAGCTCAATGAGTTTATTGAACATGAACTTGGTGAAGAACGTTTAAAAAAGAGTGTTTTAGTTGTTTCAACTTCTGATGAATCGCCTATTTCAAGGTATAAGGGGGCTTATGTTGCTACTATGATAGCAGAATACTTTAGAGAGCAGGGCAAAGATGTGGTTTTGCTTTTTGATTCTATTACTAGATTTGCAAATGCTAAAAGAGAGATGTCTCTTTCTTTAGGGGAGCCGCCGGTAGCTAAAGGTTATCCGCCCTCTGTTTTTGTTGAAATTCCCATTTTGCTTGAGAGATCAGGCTTTAATGGTAATGGGGGCAGTGTTACTGGGTTTTATACTGTTCTTGTTGAGGGGGATGATTTTACAGAGCCTGTAGCCGATAATATTAAGGCTGTTTTGGATGGTCACATTATTTTAGACAGAGATTTGTTTGACAGGGGAATTTATCCTTCAATAAATGTTTTAAGTTCGACTTCAAGATCTATTCATAGAATAATGAGCCCCGAAAAACAAAAATTAATAACGAAAGCTAGAAATTTATTGTCTATTTATAAGGATTATGAAGATCTTATTAGAACGGGAATTTATCTCAAAGGATCCAATAAGGATGTTGATTTTGCAATTTCTAAGTATCCTAAGATTATTGATTTTATTTCTCAGGGAATAAATGAAACATTTGATTTTGAAAATTTAGAAGATGAAATAAAGGAAATATTATCTTGA
- the fliF gene encoding flagellar basal-body MS-ring/collar protein FliF, with the protein MSNFFTNFFVSAKGIFKKASTVQKIALGLIIFFVILALVFLIGFSTKSQSIALFGVEIKDQYLLDRISQRLDRENIKYFLSSDGRIYLDDEKLAKKMRAILVREELVPVHMDPWALFDIDRWTITDFERSINLRRSITRAVEQHIVALDDVDAVSVNLVMPEKALFKESQEPVKASVRITPRPGSDIITNRKKVEGLVKLIQYAIEGLESDNIAIVDNSGTILNDFSNLDGIDRIDLAEKERKLKLKYEAMLRGEINSALSKVLSVDRFMIARVNVKLDTSKETTESKEYAPIELQSQDPRVSYNTRKVSDSTIISSQTQKKEYQGQGYSPWGPPGQEGNTPPEYQDLSDITGKYNESQEIKNVALNEKKSTSEKEPARIVGVSLGIFVDGIWNFVYDEKGNFVIENGMRKREYKPMALEEIKNIEDVLQSSFEYKPERGDSITVRNISFDRMNEFREIDENYFASERFKYFLFIASIVFSLLILVFTIFFAISRELERRRRLREEELAKQAHLRRQQALMDGGDDIGVDDVVGGIREGDELQSNAELLAREKPEDVAKLIRTWLLKNA; encoded by the coding sequence TTGAGCAATTTTTTTACTAATTTTTTTGTTTCAGCAAAAGGAATCTTCAAAAAAGCTAGTACGGTTCAGAAAATAGCCTTGGGATTGATTATTTTTTTTGTGATTCTTGCACTTGTGTTTTTAATAGGGTTTTCTACTAAAAGTCAAAGTATTGCTCTTTTTGGAGTTGAAATTAAAGATCAATATCTCTTAGATAGGATATCGCAAAGACTTGATAGAGAAAATATTAAGTATTTTTTGAGTTCCGATGGAAGAATTTATTTAGATGATGAAAAGCTTGCAAAAAAAATGAGAGCAATTCTTGTCAGAGAAGAACTTGTTCCCGTTCATATGGATCCTTGGGCTTTGTTTGATATTGATAGGTGGACTATTACTGATTTTGAAAGAAGCATTAATCTTAGAAGGTCTATTACAAGAGCCGTTGAACAGCATATTGTAGCTTTAGATGATGTTGATGCTGTTAGCGTGAATCTTGTTATGCCCGAGAAAGCTCTTTTTAAGGAGTCTCAAGAGCCTGTTAAGGCATCTGTTAGAATTACTCCAAGGCCTGGTTCTGATATAATTACCAATAGGAAAAAGGTTGAAGGACTTGTTAAGCTTATTCAGTATGCCATTGAAGGTCTTGAATCTGATAATATTGCTATTGTTGATAATAGTGGAACTATCTTAAATGATTTTTCTAATTTAGATGGAATAGATAGGATAGACTTAGCAGAAAAAGAACGTAAGTTAAAGCTTAAGTATGAAGCTATGCTTAGGGGTGAAATCAATTCTGCATTAAGCAAGGTTTTGTCTGTTGATAGATTTATGATAGCAAGAGTAAATGTAAAACTTGATACCTCAAAAGAAACTACAGAGTCTAAAGAGTATGCTCCTATTGAGCTTCAATCCCAGGATCCGAGAGTTTCTTATAATACCAGAAAAGTAAGCGATTCAACTATTATATCTTCTCAGACTCAAAAAAAAGAATATCAGGGACAAGGATATAGCCCTTGGGGACCTCCTGGGCAGGAAGGCAATACTCCTCCTGAATATCAGGATTTAAGCGATATTACTGGTAAATATAATGAGTCACAAGAGATTAAAAATGTTGCGTTAAATGAAAAAAAATCTACAAGTGAAAAAGAGCCTGCTAGGATTGTAGGTGTTTCTCTTGGCATTTTCGTGGATGGTATTTGGAATTTTGTGTACGATGAGAAGGGAAATTTCGTAATAGAAAATGGAATGAGAAAAAGAGAATATAAACCTATGGCATTAGAAGAAATAAAAAACATTGAAGATGTGTTGCAAAGTTCTTTTGAATATAAGCCAGAAAGAGGTGATTCAATAACTGTTAGAAATATATCTTTTGATCGTATGAATGAATTTAGAGAAATAGATGAAAATTATTTTGCAAGTGAAAGGTTTAAATATTTTTTATTTATTGCAAGTATAGTATTTTCATTATTAATTTTAGTATTTACGATATTTTTTGCTATTTCTAGAGAACTTGAAAGACGAAGACGTCTTAGAGAAGAAGAATTGGCAAAACAAGCGCATTTGAGGCGTCAACAAGCCTTGATGGATGGTGGTGATGATATTGGCGTTGACGATGTTGTTGGGGGAATTAGAGAAGGCGATGAGCTTCAAAGCAATGCTGAGCTTTTAGCCAGAGAAAAACCGGAAGATGTTGCTAAGCTTATAAGAACATGGCTTTTGAAAAATGCGTAA